In a genomic window of Kluyveromyces marxianus DMKU3-1042 DNA, complete genome, chromosome 7:
- the IKI3 gene encoding Elongator subunit IKI3 — protein sequence MRNLITLNHGRLQPVSQTHPDLELYTSCFDTLSDSITCVLGAADIGILEVQQYMKDGTMKVLSSFYIQSFNDKLLSFAHFDDINQLVFVFQQGDIISVTYDPTSMDYEKSEVSIVGSIDQGIEAAEWSPDQETLALVTYERHVVLLSRQLEPIAETALEVDDLKISKHVTVGWGKKDTQFRGKGARAMEREALQSLKASGLVGNELRDPTMPYAVDSGHITELDNHQIKISWRGDCEYFVVTTVETVKDPADESRDMERRALRVYTRDGQLDSASEPVNCMTEHLSWKPQGSLIASIQRRTEIPDEEGLELIFFERNGLRHGEFDLRLPSDEPILDLCWNANSEILTVVLIDRIQLWTTKNYHWFLKQEVNLNNIQFAKWHPEKDFTIMVGDSEKITIVDFAYKMTVGPTLQPFDNGTSLVIDGNTVNITPIGIANVPPPMYFREFECSNNVLDAACSVSNEVYAAITKDELIIATISSLKEMKKGKSPSIASTLNKSHFGTAFDVLRQVAFINDSTVAILLDTDSLSRIALIDISDTNNPSLVTIIETFEKVVLLKSQFDYNFVVYESSDGKITQLSAEGQLTQISKFPQLAYDFRVKRVDSAAAENDWGNEQSKTIAFGLTSTGKLFANDVQLASAVTSIEITDSLLLFTTAQHNLQFVHLNTTDFKPLPNVEENTTDERVRAIERGSILVNVIPSKAAVVLQAARGNLETIYPRIMVLSGVRANIIAKNYKEAFITCRTHRINLDILYDYNPELFLENLSQFIDEIDRVDYLDLFISCLDEDDVTETKYKETLNVGSAVAFEVAPPPPTEMQLYMKKKMFDPKKSKVNKVCQAIIEVLLNNQTYRQKYLQSIITAYACQNPPDLKSALQLISSLESEEQKESTVTYLCFLQDVNIIYKVALSLYDIHLTLAVAQKSQMDPREYLPFLQSLLDEEPLRRKFMIDDYLKNYEQAIEHLAEIDKATNTVSEEFIEYVEDHELFKYALNIFKSEPARQNIIYHIFAKNLSSKQMYGEAGIILEMLGEFKEALDAYTLGKKWNEAMSIVLSHFPEKKVEVAEELVSSLSFDHKYVDAAQIEIRFLKNIKEGMSLLCKAYDYEAATLIAVCENHPELIEEVVDPALGDGFGTIAELLADCKGQVNSQLRRLRELRQKKAEDPFAFYGEESEHADDVSIAPSETSTKESFFTRYTGKTSGTAKTGASRKTAKNKRREERKRARGKKGTIYEEEYLIQSIGRLIDRLHQTQPEAIKLIEGLLRRNMREQAYQIQKNFIDLVAILKENVKEIYTISEKDRERFDEDGQLYYLPEIPVPEIKDFPKRNIIDF from the coding sequence ATGCGTAATCTAATAACTTTGAACCATGGCAGGCTCCAACCGGTATCCCAGACACACCCAGACTTGGAGCTATACACCAGTTGTTTCGATACGTTGTCTGATAGCATAACATGTGTTCTTGGTGCTGCTGATATTggaattcttgaagttcAACAATACATGAAAGATGGTACAATGAAAGTGTTATCATCATTCTACATCCAATCCTTCAATGATAAGCTTCTTTCGTTCGCCCATTTTGACGATATCAATCAACTAGTGTTTGTATTTCAACAGGGTGATATCATCTCAGTGACTTATGATCCAACTTCTATGGACTATGAAAAAAGTGAAGTTAGTATTGTGGGGTCGATTGACCAAGGAATCGAAGCAGCGGAATGGTCGCCTGATCAAGAAACTCTAGCATTAGTGACATATGAACGTCATGTAGTGTTGTTAAGTAGGCAGTTGGAGCCTATTGCAGAGACTGCTTTAGAAGTCGATGACTTGAAAATCTCAAAGCATGTTACTGTTGGATGGGGTAAGAAAGATACCCAATTTAGAGGAAAAGGTGCTAGAGCAATGGAACGTGAAGCACTACAGTCTCTAAAGGCTTCTGGCCTTGTTGGAAACGAGCTCAGAGACCCAACAATGCCATATGCTGTTGATTCAGGCCACATCACTGAACTTGACAACCATCAGATCAAAATCTCTTGGAGAGGTGACTGCGAGTACTTCGTTGTGACCACTGTAGAAACCGTGAAAGATCCTGCCGACGAAAGCAGGGacatggaaagaagagctCTTAGAGTATACACCCGGGATGGTCAATTGGACAGTGCTTCAGAACCAGTAAACTGTATGACAGAACATTTATCCTGGAAGCCCCAAGGGTCATTAATTGCCAGTATCCAAAGGAGGACCGAGATTCCTGACGAGGAAGGTTTAGAATTGATATTCTTCGAAAGAAATGGTCTAAGACACGGGGAATTTGATCTAAGATTACCATCAGATGAACCAATCTTGGATTTGTGTTGGAATGCAAACAGCGAGATCTTAACTGTTGTATTGATTGATAGAATTCAGTTATGGACAACTAAGAACTACCACTGGtttttgaaacaagaagTGAACCTAAATAACATACAATTCGCTAAATGGCACCCAGAGAAGGACTTCACGATAATGGTTGGTGATTCTGAGAAAATTACAATCGTTGACTTTGCCTACAAGATGACTGTGGGACCAACTCTGCAACCATTTGACAATGGTACAAGTCTTGTCATCGATGGAAATACAGTCAATATTACACCAATAGGTATTGCGAACGTTCCACCACCTATGTATTTCAGGGAGTTTGAGTGTTCAAACAACGTATTAGATGCTGCATGCAGTGTATCAAATGAAGTGTATGCTGCGATAACCAAAGATGAGCTCATAATCGCCACTATATCATCGTTGaaggaaatgaaaaagGGAAAGAGTCCATCTATAGCATCGACTTTAAACAAGTCGCATTTTGGTACGGCTTTTGACGTTCTACGCCAGGTCGCATTCATAAATGATAGCACCGTTGCTATCCTTCTCGATACAGATAGTCTTTCTAGAATTGCTCTAATAGACATCAGCGATACTAATAATCCATCTTTGGTAACTATTATCGAAACATTTGAAAAGGTTGTATTGTTGAAATCCCAATTTGATTACAACTTTGTCGTCTATGAGTCAAGTGATGGTAAAATTACTCAGCTAAGTGCGGAAGGGCAATTAACTCAAATATCCAAGTTTCCCCAGCTCGCATATGACTTTAGAGTTAAGAGAGTTGATTCTGCTGCAGCTGAAAATGATTGGGGTAATGAACAGTCTAAAACTATTGCATTTGGTTTGACGAGCACTGGTAAGCTCTTTGCAAATGACGTCCAGTTGGCTTCTGCAGTGACATCCATAGAAATAACCGACTCTCTTTTGCTATTCACAACTGCTCAGCATAACTTACAGTTTGTGCACTTAAACACCACAGATTTCAAACCGTTACCAAATGTGGAAGAAAATACAACCGATGAGAGAGTTCGTGCGATTGAACGAGGATCCATTCTAGTCAACGTCATTCCTTCGAAGGCTGCAGTAGTTTTACAGGCAGCTCGTGGTAACTTAGAGACTATTTATCCTAGAATTATGGTCTTGTCTGGTGTACGTGCAAATATTATTGCCAAAAACTACAAAGAGGCCTTCATCACATGCCGTACACATAGAATTAATCTTGATATTCTCTACGACTACAACCCAGAATTATTCCTTGAAAATCTATCACAGTTTATTGACGAGATTGACAGAGTTGATTACCTAGACTTGTTCATTTCTTGCctagatgaagatgatgttACTGAAACGAAATACAAAGAGACCTTGAATGTCGGGTCAGCAGTTGCATTTGAGGTCGCACCACCACCTCCTACGGAAATGCAACTAtatatgaagaagaagatgtttGATCCCAAAAAATCTAAGGTCAACAAAGTTTGCCAAGCTATTATAGAAGTTTTACTCAACAACCAAACTTACAGACAGAAATACCTCCAATCTATTATTACGGCATATGCATGTCAAAATCCACCTGATTTAAAATCTGCATTACAGCTAATAAGCTCTTTAGAATCAGAAGAACAGAAGGAGTCTACTGTAACATACTTGTGCTTTTTGCAAGACGTCAATATCATTTACAAAGTGGCACTTTCGCTTTATGATATTCATTTGACCTTAGCTGTTGCTCAAAAATCTCAAATGGATCCAAGAGAATACCTACCATTCTTACAATCTCTATTAGATGAAGAACCTCTACGTCGTAAGTTTATGATCGACGACTATTTGAAGAACTATGAACAAGCTATTGAACATTTGGCTGAAATTGACAAAGCAACAAACACTGTTTCTGAGGAATTTATCGAATATGTGGAAGATCACGAGCTTTTCAAATATGCTTTGAATATATTCAAATCTGAACCAGCGAGACAAAACATCATATACCATATATTTGCCAAGAATCTATCGTCGAAGCAAATGTATGGCGAAGCAGGTATTATTCTTGAAATGTTGGGCGAGTTTAAAGAAGCTTTGGATGCATACACCTTAGGTAAAAAGTGGAACGAAGCTATGTCCATTGTATTGAGTCACTTCCCTGAAAAAAAGGTGGAAGTGGCAGAGGAATTAGTTTCCTCATTGAGCTTTGACCACAAGTATGTGGATGCTGCTCAGATAGAAATCCGcttcttgaagaatatcaaggAGGGTATGTCACTTTTGTGTAAAGCATATGACTACGAAGCAGCAACTTTGATTGCTGTTTGTGAAAACCATCCTGAATtgattgaagaagttgtcGATCCAGCATTAGGCGATGGTTTTGGTACCATAGCAGAGCTTTTGGCAGATTGTAAGGGACAAGTCAATTCACAATTGAGAAGACTACGGGAGCTTCGCCAGAAAAAGGCAGAAGACCCATTCGCATTCTATGGAGAGGAGTCTGAGCATGCAGATGATGTGTCAATTGCCCCATCAGAGACTTCCACCAAAGAGTCCTTCTTCACCAGATATACAGGGAAAACATCAGGTACAGCAAAGACGGgtgcttcaagaaaaactGCAAAGAACAAGCGTCGTGAAGAACGTAAGCGTGCTCGTGGTAAGAAGGGTACTATATATGAGGAAGAATATTTGATCCAATCCATTGGAAGATTGATCGACAGGTTGCATCAAACTCAACCAGAAGCCATAAAGCTCATTGAGGGTCTCTTGAGAAGAAATATGAGGGAACAAGCGtaccaaattcaaaagaatttcATCGATCTTGTGGCTatcttgaaggaaaatgTGAAGGAAATATACACCATCAGTGAAAAGGACAGAGAAAgatttgatgaagatggcCAATTGTACTACTTACCGGAGATCCCAGTACCCGAAATCAAAGATTTCCCTAAGAGAAATATCATTGACTTCTGA
- the SWC7 gene encoding Swc7p yields the protein MSIQNDSITLLLLQITLYRQQDLVHSDSSLNLDELLVEPIVDESVVEAFVSHKLVKLHAQELTSLNKTTTKALITDIFKKTQIEGPKNLITLANYYYSQRLNYLEKEKIPELISLIKQSCEDQSK from the coding sequence ATGTCTATCCAGAATGATTCAATAACCCTCCTACTTTTGCAGATTACCCTTTACCGTCAACAGGATTTGGTGCATTCGGATTCCTCGTTAAACTTAGATGAACTTCTTGTAGAGCCCATCGTGGATGAGAGCGTAGTAGAAGCGTTTGTTTCACACAAGCTAGTAAAACTACATGCGCAGGAACTAACATCACTCAATAAAACAACTACAAAAGCGCTAATAACTGATATATTCAAGAAGACTCAAATTGAAGGACCAAAAAATCTAATAACATTAGCGAACTATTACTATTCTCAACGACTTAACTATCttgagaaagagaaaattcCAGAGCTAATATCACTAATCAAGCAAAGCTGCGAAGATCAATCGAAATAA
- the RAD59 gene encoding Rad59p, whose protein sequence is MSRYTDISYENTSYSVNTGLDLKDFQVEEDWYNRPASEWSVKRIGQLQAKIERYTYRIYHSNRYGKHNLARLIPGHVFINFANECFGYDGWSTQVEEVITLEHVENSETAEKPATHTVLAEARVKLVLKDDTYTSSSGFGKSTMPSKGDAFAKAKKEALTNALKNCLLAFEKVIIDHEAKIKQNYYVDGVYKNQGPKMEGSSSFAKPVH, encoded by the coding sequence ATGAGTAGATACACAGATATATCATATGAGAACACAAGTTACTCGGTTAATACAGGACTTGATTTGAAGGACTTCCAGGTAGAAGAGGACTGGTACAATAGACCCGCTTCTGAATGGTCAGTGAAGAGAATAGGACAGCTACAGGCTAAGATAGAGAGGTACACGTATAGGATATACCATAGCAACCGATATGGGAAACACAACTTGGCGAGGTTGATTCCCGGACATGTGTTTATCAACTTTGCGAACGAGTGTTTTGGGTATGACGGATGGAGCACGCAGGTGGAGGAGGTTATCACGTTGGAACACGTTGAAAATAGCGAAACTGCGGAGAAGCCGGCTACGCATACGGTGCTCGCGGAAGCTAGAGTGAAACTTGTGTTGAAAGATGATACATACACGTCTTCCAGTGGATTCGGAAAATCCACGATGCCCTCGAAGGGAGATGCGTTTGCGAAGGCAAAAAAGGAGGCCCTGACAAATGCACTTAAAAACTGTCTCTTGGCGTTTGAAAAGGTCATTATTGATCATGAGGCTAAAATAAAGCAAAACTACTATGTGGACGGTGTATACAAGAATCAGGGCCCGAAAATGGAAGGCAGTTCTTCGTTTGCAAAGCCGGTCCATTGA
- the USO1 gene encoding Uso1p, with protein MELIQGIIQPPKAQSVEETIPTLCDRLENSTLISDRRSAVLGLKSFSREYRETVVASGLKSLINTLVKDQEDEDLVRAVLETLLILFIRGEGEEDLTRNWISQQSRLQNGKYPSPLVMKEENESVDQFSLWITDALTQTDEVIKLLFTFLDSSVFQIKLYSIQLLEALIATRPTKAREVILNIPTGVSNLVKLLDDINEPIRDETILLLMAVVNDNSHFQKLVAFENVFEKLFSIIDDEGGLRGSLVVNDCLSLINNILKYNTSNQTLFFETGNLQHLINLLREPLSTEEEFFWNEQRIKNVNTVLDIIRLTVEDGNTVTKAHQDRLFEAEGLMVVLRLAFFIHTPNDTRLTALLTIADMIRSNSAIQHKFSQIDVPYWDPSMPSSPVSAETKLVPVTTLLLSWTLNLNSVHIFDIRVASLELLKSYFLEKENRVSLLADQIEKFNETSDSIESNTNASVLEPIFNYDPNLNLNPYKLFFSTDLLMFFISCDKSEGTTLSMLRDISFAGDIDDNDDEKMVAVQTVGELLITSFNSKDIRIPIAFLSFLIFWLYEDPVSVSQFLSNKSLINSLVSFAVQVEHQDTSLRCLVTMLLGVIYEFSSPDSPLTRKDLYGLLISRISEDNYSSRIKQLRESELFTSSPESYLAPSFDETGLPNIFFSTYFIDLVNKNIYRIQSSLKRPPDELPAVKITFELYDQLLSDFHKTKLDLTATSAEYKEKADSLNKELDKVTEKLQRIEEEKNQAESELKRMTSEYADMKRDLEQTKENLHSVSTTSKNLEELKIKNSTDIAEKEKLLQQLKDKVERLEQELLDMTNLKLKAEDGINKMSRELFSLTKEKESLKTEVTNLNNQLQKHEKSSSTQIASLQKQINAKDQEILNYNKSLKDYREKNNAFEKKVNTLTKEKEELDAKLSSQTALIPKLTEKLKSLANNYKDLEAEKEECAKQYLEENATIQKSLNEANAKIEMILEEKTSLIKQLDELKQNHKIETLKTEESLARLSTENSEKTATIIHLQNSIKELQSQLDVSSSQNDQLEEKIKVLNAKCLDLEKSLNIAKKSSADSASTIEELNDSIIAINEELQAVTSERDSLSSINKTLLEEKNSYEDTIKEKDVHLEEVKKSLDGLEINIQQLKDDHDKKVSELQDTIDQKEFKLSELQDNINALEHQSKTTIDALNSEIEALNTKIKEFDSLQASRDELTSELENKSQKIKSLQEDFEKNLKKEQEKSEELVSKLAEKDTKVLDLESKVEDLTKSIALSQEKLEAKDIELKKHEINVKEKIASLESLNHALNSAKKENQDLLSSLEQEKAKAKKEQEKLIENLSSAKSELKEKIEELEEERKLLTEGSSELNQQFSAKISKLEGTLEKTKTNYEKKMQGLEDTIDSLREQSKKVHKELEEEVNKLRTETDKRQKLEKLIAQKDKEIQDYKEKLDLSDSNLVSLTEKLKSTNERLDDAIKNSSEMEALSEKEKEKTLEGQNKIRALEAEIESTKGLQSEIDDVKKELASVIKEKTFLSNEVKALEEKLSELESKTEADTSQITSLENELKQATANVDVSNNKIKESETLLEKTRKNLEILQDQYNEARDNFELKSTELNAVMKDNHELKLEFEAHKTSNDSLLNSLKKENQELLENISKLKDELLQKEKSTVDLEQSSVKEREKLSKELSESTSKLTVLSEEKDSLNKEITILKKELSEWKKRAEDRSEIDELMILVSELDEQKSKYKQKLCDLGVEISSDEEEEGSDDGTDED; from the coding sequence ATGGAGTTGATTCAAGGTATCATCCAGCCACCTAAGGCACAGTCCGTAGAAGAAACAATACCTACGCTATGCGACAGACTTGAGAATTCGACGTTAATTAGTGATAGACGATCCGCAGTCTTGGGATTGAAATCGTTCAGCAGGGAATACAGGGAGACTGTGGTTGCTTCGGGACTTAAGTCGCTGATCAATACGTTAGTTAAGGACCAGGAGGATGAGGATTTGGTGCGAGCAGTACTCGAGACGCTAttgattttatttattcGTGGGGAGGGAGAAGAGGATCTGACTCGTAATTGGATTTCGCAGCAGTCTAGATTGCAGAATGGGAAGTACCCATCGCCGTTGGTGATGAAAGAGGAAAACGAGTCTGTTGACCAGTTTTCCTTGTGGATCACGGACGCATTGACCCAGACAGATGAGGTAATCAAGCTTTTGTTCACCTTTTTGGATTCGTCGGTGTTCCAAATCAAGCTATACTCAATCCAGCTTCTTGAAGCGTTGATAGCTACAAGACCCACAAAGGCAAGGGAGgttattttgaatatacCAACAGGTGTGTCCAATTTAGTAAAGCTCTTGGATGATATCAACGAGCCAATTCGTGATGAAACAATTCTACTTCTTATGGCAGTCGTCAATGACAACTCGCATTTCCAAAAACTAGTTGCATTCGAAAATGTGTTCGAAAAGCTCTTCTCTATCATCGATGATGAGGGTGGCCTCAGAGGCTCCCTGGTAGTCAACGACTGCTTGTCGTTGATTAACAACATTCTAAAGTACAACACATCGAATCAAACTTTATTCTTCGAAACTGGGAACTTACAACATCTAATAAACCTATTAAGGGAACCTTTATCTACGGAGGAAGAGTTTTTTTGGAACGAACAGCGCATTAAAAACGTCAATACAGTACTAGACATAATTAGATTGACCGTCGAAGATGGTAATACCGTAACAAAGGCACATCAAGACAGACTATTTGAAGCAGAAGGTCTCATGGTTGTCTTAAGATTGGCATTCTTCATCCATACACCTAACGATACAAGGTTGACTGCATTATTAACAATCGCAGACATGATTAGAAGTAACAGCGCGATCCAGCACAAATTTTCCCAAATTGATGTGCCTTATTGGGACCCAAGTATGCCTTCAAGCCCAGTATCTGCAGAGACAAAACTCGTACCAGTAACCACTTTGCTTTTGTCTTGGACCCTAAATTTGAATTCTGTACATATTTTCGACATCAGAGTGGCCTCGTTAGAACTACTAAAGTCATATTTTCtcgaaaaggaaaatagAGTCTCGCTCTTGGCAGATCAGATCGAAAAATTCAATGAAACGAGCGATAGCATCGAGTCAAATACTAACGCAAGTGTTCTTGAACCAATCTTCAACTACGACCCAAACCTAAATCTAAACCCTTACAAATTGTTTTTCTCTACAGATTTGCTAATGTTCTTCATTTCTTGTGACAAATCAGAAGGTACTACACTTTCAATGCTCAGAGATATCAGTTTTGCTGGCGAtattgatgataatgatgatgagaagaTGGTAGCAGTTCAGACTGTTGGTGAACTTTTAATCACCAGTtttaattcaaaagatattcGTATTCCAATTGCATTTTTGtcctttttgatattttggttATATGAAGACCCAGTATCAGTGAGTCAATTCTTAAGCAATAAATCATTGATAAACAGTTTGGTTTCATTCGCAGTCCAAGTGGAGCATCAAGACACTTCTCTAAGATGTTTAGTTACCATGCTATTAGGTGTTATTTATGAGTTCTCATCTCCGGACTCTCCTTTGACGAGAAAAGACCTCTATGGACTATTAATTAGCCGGATTAGCGAAGATAACTATTCCTCAAGGATTAAACAATTAAGAGAAAGTGAGCTCTTTACTTCCTCTCCAGAATCTTATCTCGCTCCCTCGTTTGACGAAACAGGTTTGCCAAATATATTCTTCAGCACATACTTTATTGATCTCGTCAATAAAAACATTTACAGGATACAATCTTCGCTGAAAAGACCACCTGATGAGTTACCAGCAGTCAAAATCACTTTTGAGCTCTATGATCAACTTTTAAGTGATTTCCATAAGACAAAACTTGACTTGACTGCAACATCTGCAGAATACAAAGAGAAGGCTGACTCTCTTAACAAAGAGCTTGATAAGGTCACAGAAAAACTCCAAAGAattgaggaagaaaagaatcaaGCAGAATCAGAGCTAAAAAGAATGACATCTGAGTATGCTGATATGAAAAGAGATTTGGAACAAACTAAAGAAAATCTACACTCTGTATCAACTACTTCGAAGAACCTTGAGGaattgaaaataaagaatTCAACAGATATtgcagaaaaagaaaagctATTACAACAATTGAAAGATAAGGTTGAAAGATTAGAGCAAGAACTTTTAGATATGACTAACCTTAAACTGAAAGCAGAGGATGGTATCAACAAAATGTCTAGAGAACTCTTTTCCttaacaaaagaaaaagaatcGTTGAAAACTGAGGTAACTAACCTGAAcaatcaacttcaaaaacatgaaaaaaGCTCTTCAACTCAGATTGCATCTCTCCAGAAGCAAATTAATGCTaaagatcaagaaattTTAAATTACAATAAGAGCCTAAAGGATTAtagagaaaaaaacaatgcttttgaaaagaaagtgaatACTCTcacgaaagaaaaagaggagTTGGATGCAAAGCTTTCAAGCCAGACAGCTTTGATTCCTAAACTCACAGAAAAGTTAAAATCGCTGGCAAATAACTACAAAGATCTTGAAGctgaaaaggaagaatgTGCGAAACAATATCTAGAGGAAAATGCAACAATCCAAAAGTCTTTAAATGAAGCCAACGCGAAGATAGAAATGAtccttgaagaaaaaacttCATTGATAAAACAGTTGGATGAACTTAAGCAAAACCACAAAATAGAAACTTTGAAGACAGAAGAGTCACTTGCTCGGTTGTCTACTGaaaattcagaaaaaaCTGCAACCATAATACACTTACAAAATAGTATCAAAGAGTTACAATCTCAGTTAGATGTGTCATCCTCACAGAATGATCAACTTGAGGAGAAGATCAAAGTTTTGAATGCTAAATGTTTAGATTTGGAGAAGTCATTGAACATCGCAAAAAAATCGTCCGCTGATTCAGCAAGCACTATAGAGGAGCTAAATGATTCTATCATTGCCATTAATGAGGAGTTACAAGCTGTGACTTCAGAAAGAGATTCACTGAGTAGTATTAATAAAACTttattggaagaaaaaaatagttATGAAGATACAATCAAGGAAAAAGACGTTCATCTAGAGGAAGTGAAAAAGAGTTTAGATGGGCTAGAGATTAATATACAACAACTGAAAGATGACCATGATAAAAAAGTATCAGAGTTACAAGACACGATTGACCAAAAGGAATTCAAACTATCAGAACTTCAAGACAACATAAATGCTCTTGAACATCAATCTAAAACCACAATTGATGCGTTAAATTCTGAGATCGAGGCTCTTAACacaaaaattaaagaatttgattCTTTGCAGGCATCAAGAGATGAATTAACGTCAGAACTTGAAAACAAGAgccaaaaaataaagtcTTTACAGGAagactttgaaaagaacctGAAAAAGGAACAGGAAAAGTCCGAAGAATTAGTTTCAAAATTAGCGGAGAAAGACACCAAAGTTTTAGATCTAGAATCTAAGGTCGAAGACCTTACTAAATCAATAGCTTTatctcaagaaaaattgGAAGCCAAGgatattgaattgaaaaagcaCGAAATTAATGTCAAGGAAAAAATAGCCTCTCTTGAATCATTGAACCATGCATTAAATAGTGCCAAAAAGGAAAACCAAGATTTGTTGTCCTCACTAGAACAAGAGAAggccaaagccaaaaaagagcaagaaaaaTTGATCGAAAATCTCTCTAGCGCTAAATCAGAGCtaaaggaaaaaattgaagagcttgaagaagaaaggaagcTTTTAACTGAAGGTTCCTCTGAATTGAATCAACAGTTTTCGGCAAAAATTTCTAAACTTGAAGGGACTTTAGAGAAGACTAAAACTAATtacgaaaaaaaaatgcaggGCTTAGAAGATACCATCGACTCACTTCGAGAACAATCTAAAAAGGTTCATAAGGAGCTTGAGGAAGAAGTTAATAAACTTCGCACCGAAACTGATAAAAGACAAAAATTAGAGAAATTGATCGCTCagaaagataaagaaataCAAGACTATAAAGAAAAGCTTGACTTATCTGATTCTAATTTGGTTAGCTTAACcgaaaaattaaagagtACCAACGAAAGGTTAGACGATGCCATTAAGAACTCCTCAGAAATGGAAGCTCTCagtgaaaaagagaaagaaaaaacctTAGAAGGTCAAAATAAAATCCGTGCCCTAGAGGCCGAAATAGAGAGCACTAAAGGTTTGCAATCtgaaattgatgatgtTAAAAAAGAACTAGCATCTGTAATCAAGGAGAAAACGTTTCTTTCAAATGAAGTCAAGGCTCTTGAGGAGAAATTATCAGAACTAGAATCAAAAACTGAGGCAGATACATCCCAAATCACATCCTTAGAGAATGAATTAAAGCAAGCTACTGCAAATGTTGATGTTTCCaataataaaattaaagaaagtGAAACATTGCTAGAAAAAACCAGAAAAAACCTGGAGATCTTGCAAGATCAATACAATGAAGCAAGAGATAACTTTGAATTGAAGAGTACCGAATTAAATGCCGTGATGAAAGATAACCACGAACTCAAATTAGAGTTCGAAGCTCACAAAACATCTAATGATTCACTTCTAAATAGTctcaagaaggaaaatcaAGAGTTATTAGAGAACATATCTAAATTGAAGGATGAACTACtgcaaaaggaaaaatcCACAGTTGATTTAGAACAGTCTTCAGTGAAAGAAAGGGAAAAACTTTCTAAAGAGCTCTCTGAGAGTACTTCTAAACTTACAGTTCTTTCCGAGGAAAAAGATTCCCTGAATAAAGAAATCACaattttaaagaaagaattgtCAGAATGGAAAAAACGTGCAGAGGATAGATCTGAAATAGATGAGTTAATGATCCTAGTGTCTGAACTAGATGAGCAAAAGTCAAAATACAAGCAAAAACTTTGTGATTTAGGCGTTGAGATATCAtccgatgaagaagaagaaggatcCGATGATGGTACAGATGAAGATTAG